Below is a genomic region from Streptomyces sp. RPA4-2.
AGACGTCGGCCCAGGTCTCGTAGCCGAAGAAGTTCAGCGCCTCCTCGGGCGGCCCGAAGTACGCCACCGAGCCGCCGGGGGCCATCACGAGCAGCTTGTCGCAGATGGCCAGTTCCGCCACGGAGTGCGTGACCACCAGGACCGTACGGCCGTCGTCGGCGAGGCCGCGCAGCAACTGCATGACGTCGCGGTCCATGCCCGGGTCGAGGCCGGAGGTCGGCTCGTCCAGGAAGATCAGCGACGGCTTGGTCAGCAGTTCCAGGGCCACGGAGACGCGCTTGCGCTGGCCACCGGAGAGGGAGGTGACCTTCTTCTCCTTGTGGATGTCCAGCTTCAGCTCGCGCAGCACCTCGTTTATCCGCGCCTCGCGCTCCTCGCCCGTGGTGTCGGCGGGGAAGCGCAGCTTGGCCGCGTACTTGAGGGCCTTCTTGACGGTCAGCTCCTTGTGCAGGATGTCGTCCTGCGGGACCAGACCGATGCGCTGGCGCAGCTCGGCGAACTGCTTGTACAGGTTGCGGTTGTCGTAGAGGACGTCACCCTGGTTGGCCGGGCGGTAGCCCGTGAGCGCCTTCAGGAGTGTCGACTTGCCGGAGCCGGACGGGCCGATGACCGCGATCAGCGACTTCTCGGGCACGCCGAAGGAGACGTCCTTGAGGATCTGCTTGCCGCCGTCGACCGTCACGGTCAGGTGACGGGCGGAGAAGGACACCTCGCCGGTGTCGACGAACTCCTCGAGACGGTCGCCGACGAGACGGAACGTCGAGTGGCCGACGCCCACGATGTCGTTCGGGCCGAGCAGTGCCGAGCCGCCCTTGGCGATCGGCATGCCGTTGACATACGTGCCGTTGTGCGAGCCCAGGTCGCGGATCTCGAAGCGGCCGTCGGGCGTCGCGTGGAACTCGGCGTGGTGGCGCGAGACCTGGAGGTCGGAGACGACCAGTTCGTTCTCCAGCGCACGGCCGATGCGCATCACCCGGCCGAGGTCCAGCTGGTGGAAGGTGGTCGGGCTGCGGTCTCCGTAGACCGGTGGCGCCCCCGCGGCGCCACCGGGTCCCTGCTGCCTCGGCACCTGCCCCGCGGGCTGCGGCGGCTGGTGACCCTGCTCGGGCGCCTGCTGCTGCGGTGCCTGCTGGGCCCAGCCGGGGCCCGCGCCCTGCGCGGCGTACGGCTGTTGCTGGGGCTGTACGGCCGGGGCCGCGGCGCCCGACAGCTTCAGCCGCGGACCGTCGGTCGCGTTGCCGAGGTGCACGGCCGAACCGGGCCCGATCTCCAGCTGATGGATCCGCTGCCCCTGCACGAACGTGCCGTTGGTGCTGCCGTGATCCTCGATGACCCAACTGCGGCCGCTCCAGCTGATCGTGGCGTGACGCCAGGACACCCTGGCGTCGTCGAGCACGACGTCCCCCTGCGGATCACGTCCGAGGGTGTATGGCCTGGCCGCATCGAGCGTCCAGGTCCGTCCGTTCAATTCCAGTACGA
It encodes:
- a CDS encoding FHA domain-containing protein, whose protein sequence is MPELVLELNGRTWTLDAARPYTLGRDPQGDVVLDDARVSWRHATISWSGRSWVIEDHGSTNGTFVQGQRIHQLEIGPGSAVHLGNATDGPRLKLSGAAAPAVQPQQQPYAAQGAGPGWAQQAPQQQAPEQGHQPPQPAGQVPRQQGPGGAAGAPPVYGDRSPTTFHQLDLGRVMRIGRALENELVVSDLQVSRHHAEFHATPDGRFEIRDLGSHNGTYVNGMPIAKGGSALLGPNDIVGVGHSTFRLVGDRLEEFVDTGEVSFSARHLTVTVDGGKQILKDVSFGVPEKSLIAVIGPSGSGKSTLLKALTGYRPANQGDVLYDNRNLYKQFAELRQRIGLVPQDDILHKELTVKKALKYAAKLRFPADTTGEEREARINEVLRELKLDIHKEKKVTSLSGGQRKRVSVALELLTKPSLIFLDEPTSGLDPGMDRDVMQLLRGLADDGRTVLVVTHSVAELAICDKLLVMAPGGSVAYFGPPEEALNFFGYETWADVFSAFENYRDYDWAGRWKGSQHYQMYAADIDAVAPQSVNVSPQQAMKPPKPQSWGSQLTTLVRRYVSVIASDKGFLALTVILPAVLGSVSLLIDSDKTLLVNPIVTKSGVHVANGTATTVLLILAVGACFAGAANSVRELIKERVIYERERATGLSRSAYLMSKVIVLGVVTLLQGALVGAIGFGSRTVPDKGLILTSLPKVELTLPIMALGFASMMFGLVISSLVKTAEKTMPLLVMFAIVQVVFTGCLFILNGTIGVNQFSYLMPARWAVAASGATLDFNNIFPNQDDPTSTDPLWNHTAGVWAMDMVALIVLGVLCGFFVARFLRRHEPEVMRK